Sequence from the Priestia megaterium genome:
TACAGGGTGCTCATATTCATTACGAACAATTTCCCAAAGGTACATTTCATTAGTGAAAAACCACCCTCTTGCTACTAACTCGTTATGTACATCTTTACGTGCTAATCCATTGCGCTGCGCATAGGCAATGTCTTGTGAAATTCGTTGAATAAACTTTTCCCGAATGTTCTTCCATTTCTCTGAAACGAGAGGAGAAATGCCAATAGCCTGCTCAAACACTTGCAGCATTTTTCGTTCATCCTCAGCCATTTTTAAAAATTCATTTGTTTGTTTATGAATCATTCCTTCTGCTTCATTTACAGATGCGGGTAAAAATGCAGCCTCGGCAATTTCATAAAATTTCTCCATAACATTCTCCATTAATACAACTAAAAAGTCTTCTTTTCCTTCGAAATGAACATATGCAGTACCATACCCAACCCTTGCCTTTTTTATTATTTGAGTGATAGTTGCTTTGTGAAAACCTTCTTGTATAAATACTTCTCTTGCAGCTTCTAATAATTTTTGTCGAGTCTTTATTGAACGTAAATGCCGTTTATCTGCAATGTTATTTTCATTCATTAAGGTTCATTCCTCCCTATCCGTTTTACTCTCTAGGATATAGAAGTTTTCACAAAACTAAAAGAAATAAAGAGAATTTATTACAAAAATTATTTTTTTAATTTTCAAAATTATATTATTGACACTATGTCATATTCTTTGTTACGATTCTTCTAGGATACATATTAAGTAATGCAGAGGAGGAAAATTATGCAATTAAATACCTTTAAACCCACACTAGAGTATGCAAAACAGTTAGATCAAGAAGACTCACTTTCAAGTTTTCGGGATGAATTTTATTTAAAGCCTCATTCAATATATATGGATGGAAACTCATTGGGGCTTCTTTCTAAAAGAGCTGAACGCAGACTTATAGAAGTTTTAAATGATTGGAAAGAACAAGGAATTGATGGATGGACTCAGGGGAAACACCCATGGTTTTCCTTGTCCGAAAAATTAGGTGAAATGAGTGCGCCATTAGTTGGGGCTTCCAGCGAAGAAGTCATTGTAACTGGTTCGACGACGGTTAACCTTCATCAGCTTGTAGCTACTTTCTACAACCCAAAAGGAACACGCACAAAGATCTTAGCTGATGAATTGACCTTCCCATCTGATATTTATGCGCTTCAAAGTCAGCTGCGAACCCATGGATACAGTCCAGATACTCACCTTATACGTGTAAAAAGCCGCGATGGCCGTTTTTTAGAAGAAGATGACATTATTGAGGCTATGACGGATGAGATTGCTTTAATTATCTTACCGACTGTACTCTATCGCAGCGGCCAAATATTAGATATGGAACGGTTGACGGCTGAAGCACACAAACGTGGAATTTTGATTGGATTTGATGGCTGCCACTCTATTGGTGCGATTCCTCACTCCTTTAGTAAATGGGATGTTGACTTTGCATATTGGTGTAATTATAAGCACTTAAACGGTGGACCTGGCTGTGTAGGCGGTTTATATGTAAATAAAAAACATTTTGGAACAGCACCTGGTTTAGCAGGCTGGTTTAGTTCAAAAAAAGAAAAGCAGTTTGATATGGAGCACACATTAACACCTGCTGATTCAGCCGGTGCTTATCAAATTGGAACACCCCATGTTTTAAGTCTTGCGCCTTTAATTGGATCGCTAGAAATTTTTACTGAGGCTGGTATAGATAATATTCGATTTAAATCTCTTAAAATCAATCATTATTTAATGTATTTATTAGAAAAAGAGCTCAGTGGCTTCAATTTTACCCTTGGAAGCCCTAAAGAAGATAAAAAGCGTGGAGGGCACGTAAGTCTTGAACATAAGGAAGCAGCACGCATTTGTAAAGCATTAAAAGAGAATGGTATCATTCCAGATTTTCGCGCTCCAAATATTATTCGTCTTGCTCCTGTTGCTCTTTACACTTCTTATACAGAAGTCTGGGAAGTAGTACAAACTTTGAAGAAAATTATGAATGATAAAGAATATGAAAAATTTAAAAATGAACGTGAAGTAGTGGCATAAAACCTAAACTACTTGTTTTTCTAACAAAAAAGTAAGCGCTTTCTAAACTTTAAGAAGACTATTTATAAAACGTAAAATATTTAGATATGCAGCCAAAACATTATTTTGAAACTATGAGGGAGATGAAATATGAAAACCCACAATACTCAATTGCCAAACAAAAATGAAGCAGAAAAGGGATTAAAACGAAATTTAAAAACAAGTCAATTAACAATGATTTCAATGGGCTGTGCAATTGGCACTGGACTATTCTTAGGCAGTGGACTTGCGATTCAAACAGCTGGACCTAGTGTATTGGTTAGTTATGCCTTAGGAGCTTTTGTTGTATTACTTTTAATGGGCTGTTTGGCAGAAATGACTGTCGCCCACCCTACTTCTGGATCGTTTGGAACAATTTCTGAAAAATATGTGCACCCCATGGCAGGTTTTTTGGTTCGCTATTCATATTGGATAGCCAACGTTCTCGCCGTTGGAGTAGAAGTAAGTGCAATAGCCGTGTATATGAAGTACTGGTTTCCAAGCGTTCCGGGTATTGTCTGGATTTTAGTGTTTGCTATTATACTAATCTATGTAAACGCAACTAGTGTTAATACGTTTGCTACTTTTGAGTATTGGTTTTCTATGATAAAAATTAGTGCAATTGTGGGCTTTATTCTTTTAGGGTCCTATATTCTATTTGGAACAGATGCACGTCCTAATATGGGTACAGGTAATTTTGTAAATGATGGTGGATTCCTTCCTTTCGGGTGGTGGGGAATGTGGGTAGCTGTCTTTATTTCCCTCTTTAGTTTCTTAGGAACAGAAATGATTGCAGTTACAGCTGGAGAAGCAAAAGAGCCTGATATAGCCGTTCCGAAGGCTTTAAAAGCAACTGTGTTTCGTTTAACTACTTTTTACGTTTTGACTATAGGCATCATGTTAATGATTGTTCCATGGAAGTTAGCTCAAGTTGATAAAAGTCCATTTGTGAAAGTAATGGAAATTCTGAATATCCCGGCTGCCTCTGGAATCATGAATTTTATTATTTTAACGGCTGCTTTATCAGCTATGAATAGTCAGTTATATGCTTCAACACGTATGATGTTCTCACTCTCTCAAAGTAAACATGCGCCAACTTTTTTAGGGAGACTAAGCAAGAAAGGTGTACCGCTATGGGCCCTTGCTGTATCAACTCTGGGCATTTTTCTTGCTGCAGCAGTTAATGGACTGCTCCCAAGCTCTTCATATGCCTTCATGATGGGTATTTCAATGTTCGGAGCTATGTTCACATGGCTTATGATATTTGTTTCTCACCTATACTTTCGAAAAAAATGGGAGAAATTAGGTGGAAGGAAATTACCCGTAAGAATGCTTGGTTTCCCTTATTTAACGATTTTAGGAGCTATCTTATTACTCGGTTTGATGATTACAACTTGGTTTACAGATTTTAAAATTATGCTTCAGTTTGGAATTCCTTGGTTAGCATTCTTATCAATTGTTTATTTTATCTCTAAAAAAAGAAAAGTTAACCATCATTTTGTAGAAGATATGGCTAATAGCAACTTGAAAGAGGAATTAGAGGAATTACGTTAAAGTTCGTCATTTAAAAGTTATTTTACATAAAAATAAGGGGGATACAAAATGAAAACGGCAAATAATAAGGAACCAAATGCAATTGAACTAGAGAAAGAACTTCAAACGGACTTTCAGAAAGCTATGTCGTACGGAGATTACCTGCACCTTGATAAAATATTATCTAGTCAGCATAGACTTTCTAATCACCATGATGAAATGCTGTTTATTGTCATCCATCAAGCTAGTGAACTATGGATGAAACTAATTATACATGAGGTAACAGCTGCTATTCAGTGCATCCGTGCTAATAACCTGGAACCTTCATTTAAAATGTTATCACGTGTTTCAAGAATTCAGCAGCAGCTAATTCAATCTTGGAGTGTTCTCTCTACATTAACACCAGCAGAGTACATGGAATTTAGAGATAAATTAGGTCAATCTTCTGGATTTCAA
This genomic interval carries:
- a CDS encoding TetR/AcrR family transcriptional regulator, with amino-acid sequence MNENNIADKRHLRSIKTRQKLLEAAREVFIQEGFHKATITQIIKKARVGYGTAYVHFEGKEDFLVVLMENVMEKFYEIAEAAFLPASVNEAEGMIHKQTNEFLKMAEDERKMLQVFEQAIGISPLVSEKWKNIREKFIQRISQDIAYAQRNGLARKDVHNELVARGWFFTNEMYLWEIVRNEYEHPVEQIAKNIASIYIKGLYL
- the kynU gene encoding kynureninase, whose protein sequence is MQLNTFKPTLEYAKQLDQEDSLSSFRDEFYLKPHSIYMDGNSLGLLSKRAERRLIEVLNDWKEQGIDGWTQGKHPWFSLSEKLGEMSAPLVGASSEEVIVTGSTTVNLHQLVATFYNPKGTRTKILADELTFPSDIYALQSQLRTHGYSPDTHLIRVKSRDGRFLEEDDIIEAMTDEIALIILPTVLYRSGQILDMERLTAEAHKRGILIGFDGCHSIGAIPHSFSKWDVDFAYWCNYKHLNGGPGCVGGLYVNKKHFGTAPGLAGWFSSKKEKQFDMEHTLTPADSAGAYQIGTPHVLSLAPLIGSLEIFTEAGIDNIRFKSLKINHYLMYLLEKELSGFNFTLGSPKEDKKRGGHVSLEHKEAARICKALKENGIIPDFRAPNIIRLAPVALYTSYTEVWEVVQTLKKIMNDKEYEKFKNEREVVA
- a CDS encoding amino acid permease, whose product is MKTHNTQLPNKNEAEKGLKRNLKTSQLTMISMGCAIGTGLFLGSGLAIQTAGPSVLVSYALGAFVVLLLMGCLAEMTVAHPTSGSFGTISEKYVHPMAGFLVRYSYWIANVLAVGVEVSAIAVYMKYWFPSVPGIVWILVFAIILIYVNATSVNTFATFEYWFSMIKISAIVGFILLGSYILFGTDARPNMGTGNFVNDGGFLPFGWWGMWVAVFISLFSFLGTEMIAVTAGEAKEPDIAVPKALKATVFRLTTFYVLTIGIMLMIVPWKLAQVDKSPFVKVMEILNIPAASGIMNFIILTAALSAMNSQLYASTRMMFSLSQSKHAPTFLGRLSKKGVPLWALAVSTLGIFLAAAVNGLLPSSSYAFMMGISMFGAMFTWLMIFVSHLYFRKKWEKLGGRKLPVRMLGFPYLTILGAILLLGLMITTWFTDFKIMLQFGIPWLAFLSIVYFISKKRKVNHHFVEDMANSNLKEELEELR